Proteins from a single region of Antechinus flavipes isolate AdamAnt ecotype Samford, QLD, Australia chromosome 2, AdamAnt_v2, whole genome shotgun sequence:
- the LOC127547213 gene encoding lipase member N-like, translated as MNISELIKHCGYPSEEYDVTTEDGYILSVNRIPHGQRPPEKKGPRPVVYLQHALFADNASWLMNKPNMSLGFLLADAGYDVWMGNSRGNTWSRRHKTLSVEQEEFWAFSFDEMGKYDLPSVINFIVQKTGQEKLYFVGHSLGTTIGFIAFTTRPEVARRIKMNFALGPVASFKHPKSIFSNFFFLPQSVIKKLWGNKGFLLEDSVKKVPSLELCNRKILSWICSEFLFLWAGYDNKNLNVSRTSIYFSHSPTGTSIQNILHLKQLFRSDEFRAYDWGSEAENRRHYHQSLPPLYDLTTMKVPTAIWAGGKDLLVDPTDVAKLLPQMKDLRFYEMLPDWNHIDFIWALDAPQRVYSKILSLMRQNL; from the exons ATGAATATC AGTGAGCTCATCAAACACTGTGGCTATCCCAGTGAGGAATATGATGTCACAACTGAAGATGGTTACATACTCAGCGTCAATCGAATTCCCCATGGTCAAAGACCTCCTGAGAAAAAAG GTCCAAGGCCTGTGGTGTATTTGCAACATGCCCTGTTTGCAGATAATGCCTCCTGGCTCATGAATAAGCCGAACATGAGCTTAGGTTTTCTTCTAGCAGATGCTGGGTATGATGTGTGGATGGGCAACAGCCGGGGCAACACTTGGTCCAGAAGACACAAGACCCTTTCAGTAGAGCAAGAAGAATTCTGGGCTTTCAG ttttgatGAAATGGGCAAATATGACCTCCCCAGCGTGATCAATTTCATTGTACAAAAGACTGGGCAAGAGAAGCTGTATTTTGTTGGCCACTCACTGGGCACTACCATAG gGTTTATTGCTTTCACCACTAGACCAGAAGTAGCTCGAAGAATCAAGATGAATTTTGCCCTGGGTCCAGTGGCATCCTTCAAACATCCCAAGAGcatcttttccaatttctttttccttccgcAGTCAGTTATCAAG AAGCTATGGGGAAACAAAGGTTTCCTATTAGAAGATTCTGTAAAGAAAGTACCTTCTCTTGAATTGTGCAACCGGAAAATCTTGTCCTGGATATGTTCTGAGTTTCTCTTCTTATGGGCTGGATATGACAATAAAAATCTGAATGTG AGCCGAACTTCCATTTACTTTTCCCATTCTCCCACTGGGACATCCATTCAGAACATTCTGCATTTGAAGCAG CTTTTCCGATCAGACGAGTTCCGAGCTTATGACTGGGGAAGCGAGGCCGAGAACAGGCGTCATTACCACCAG AGCCTCCCCCCACTCTATGACCTGACTACCATGAAGGTGCCCACCGCCATCTGGGCTGGTGGGAAAGACCTGCTTGTTGACCCTACTGACGTGGCCAAGCTGCTCCCCCAAATGAAGGATCTCCGATTCTACGAGATGCTGCCGGACTGGAACCACATAGACTTCATCTGGGCCCTTGATGCACCCCAACGGGTTTACAgtaaaatcctctctttgatGAGACAGAATCTATGA